A region of Asterias amurensis chromosome 22, ASM3211899v1 DNA encodes the following proteins:
- the LOC139953883 gene encoding uncharacterized protein produces MAATKLTLLMTGFLIAMTFVKLSQCQRRRECDCGDDGNITYVCLLRCGRGNSGGNVVVLPVKRLARPFSLDTLHEKMSSHQAKTRQEATSNIETGQDSIRRFFQPLWTRTMNKIRDILSFRHAVLRDDKA; encoded by the exons ATGGCAGCCACCAAGTTAACACTTCTAATGACGGGTTTTCTGATTGCGATGACGTTCGTCAAATTATCACAGTGTCAGCGGAGAAGAG AATGTGATTGTGGAGACGATGGTAATATAACGTATGTATGCCTTCTACGTTGTGGACGAGGGAATTCGGGCGGGAATGTCGTCGTGTTACCCGTGAAGAGGTTGGCTCGTCCATTCTCG CTGGATACATTACATGAGAAGATGTCATCACATCAAGCCAAAACAAGACAAGAAGCAACAAGCAACATTGAAACTGGCCAAG ATAGCATACGGAGATTTTTTCAACCACTCTGGACCAGGACCATGAATAAAATCAGAGACATTCTCAGTTTTCGCCATGCTGTACTTCGGGATGacaaagcataa
- the LOC139953698 gene encoding uncharacterized protein, whose protein sequence is MRSMSCSMASDHAPSDVEGSLTSFTALSWWSDSERYHRGSSTEESPWWESDSDVNIQWEVGQESPIPSEVFVGNVSSPSSVTPTWWSEPSSRHLSTSGTEVEVNPQGKRRVRKGGKQSGTNDEEVKSTPKNNRKRLREQSNVLGNDEKEPPTTRLKPNPSSPHADLATVANDIKKGIVEPLQIFLLFFTVDVLNKICDLTNTHAWEVVLINPSFADADGAWEDVTVKEMRIFIAIVQIMRRNPDVGFGSFWREERVGEHWPRTLMKRSRFFAIVQLLTVADQPNIKKTSRMQDSNSQEAEKIREPNSQSGTVTEKSDCYLYFFDQIKTVLKTFQQQFNVQFAEKVIDRKVSTEQVEILNYMKVVRSPSDETKTQSPTQTDSKLVPDLKLDVLKRSEVMLQVNSSRPSNGLESVNGQESSKEDSKELVKLSNNIPVVIEERPVACDKSLSNQSADLNVISLNWHDGNGNVTFDLGCSEHSDVFSGDVAVEGTPDPGYWQRVFLPCPEVIYNKDAIAVKDDAIVAQSWGKPFNPPLAKSFFYHYLNLVHYFSTSEALLCLVSACSVEAGKLLKKDLEDQIINGLVSLGDVGLLSPSDSDSEMRESDVSRDTSSDEAGGEKSGDESDGDNQKLHKYVQARSRIGQKCALCWSLHREVRKVHTRCARCGRHFCLSRFRNCMDEAHDDLQTMQQILDEESS, encoded by the exons ATGAGGAGTATGTCATGTAGCATGGCATCAGATCACGCACCGTCAGACGTTGAGGGCAGTCTAACCTCCTTCACAGCTCTCTCGTGGTGGTCAGATTCAGAACGTTACCATCGAGGCTCATCAACTGAGGAGTCACCGTGGTGGGAGTCGGACAGCGATGTCAACATACAATG GGAGGTAGGGCAAGAGAGTCCTATTCCTTCTGAAGTCTTCGTTGGAAATGTCAGCAGTCCCTCGTCAGTCACCCCAACATGGTGGTCGGAGCCGTCCTCAAGGCACCTCAGTACTTCTGGGACTGAGGTTGAAGTTAATCCACAAGGAAAGCGCCGCGTCAGGAAAGGAGGAAAACAAAGCGGCACAAATGACGAGGAGGTGAAATCCACGCCGAAGAACAATCGGAAGAGGTTACG GGAACAATCTAACGTCTTGGGCAATGATGAAAAGGAACCTCCAACAACCAGACTAAAACCCAACCCATCGTCTCCTCATGCCGACTTGGCAACTGTTGCCAACGACATCAAGAAAGGCATCGTCGAACCTCTGCAGATCTTCCTCCTCTTCTTCACAGTCGATGTCCTCAACAAAATCTGCGATCTGACCAACACCCATGCCTGGGAAGTTGTCCTCATCAATCCATCCTTCGCAGATGCCGACGGAGCGTGGGAGGACGTCACTGTAAAGGAGATGCGGATTTTCATCGCGATCGTCCAAATCATGAGACGTAATCCAGACGTTGGTTTCGGCTCGTTCTGGCGAGAAGAGAGAGTCGGCGAGCATTGGCCGAGGACGCTCATGAAACGCAGCCGCTTTTTTGCTATTGTTCAGCTGCTCACGGTAGCTGACCaaccaaacattaaaaagacaTCTCGTATGCAAGACTCAAACTCACAAGAGGCAGAGAAAATCAGAGAGCCTAACTCGCAGTCGGGTACAGTCACTGAGAAGTCAGATTGTTATCTCTATTTCTTTGATCAAATCAAGACAGTGcttaaaacatttcaacaacAGTTTAATGTTCAGTTTGCAGAGAAAGTCATAGATAGAAAAGTGTCAACTGAACAGGttgaaattttaaattatatgaAGGTTGTCCGATCACCGTCTGACGAGACGAAAACACAATCGCCCACACAGACAGATTCAAAACTTGTTCCCGATCTTAAGTTGGATGTTCTTAAAAGATCTGAGGTGATGTTACAGGTAAATTCATCCAGACCAAGTAATGGGCTTGAGTCGGTAAATGGACAAGAAAGTAGCAAGGAAGATTCTAAGGAGCTTGTCAAACTTTCAAATAATATACCAGTAGTCATTGAAGAGAGACCTGTAGCTTGTGATAAAAGCCTCAGCAATCAGTCGGCTGACTTGAACGTTATAAGCCTGAACTGGCACGATGGAAATGGTAATGTAACTTTTGACCTTGGTTGCTCTGAACATAGTGACGTATTTTCAGGGGATGTTGCAGTTGAGGGCACTCCAGATCCTGGTTACTGGCAGAGAGTTTTTCTCCCTTGTCCAGAAGTGATCTATAATAAAGACGCTATAGCTGTTAAAGATGACGCCATTGTCGCTCAAAGTTGGGGTAAACCCTTCAATCCTCCCCTCGCCAAATCATTCTTTTACCACTATTTGAACTTGGTGCATTACTTCTCCACGTCTGAAGCTTTGCTGTGTCTGGTATCAGCGTGCTCTGTAGAAGCTGGAAAGCTTTTAAAGAAGGATTTGGAAGATCAAATAATCAACGGCCTCGTCAGTCTAGGGGATGTTGGTTTGTTGTCGCCGTCTGACTCGGACAGTGAGATGAGAGAGTCGGACGTCTCTCGCGACACTTCCTCCGATGAGGCTGGCGGAGAAAAAAGCGGTGATGAATCGGACGGCGATAACCAAAAACTCCACAAGTACGTCCAAGCAAGAAGTAGGATCGGCCagaagtgcgccctctgttggtctcTGCATCGTGAGGTGCGCAAGGTTCACACTCGTTGCGCACGATGCGGGAGACACTTTTGTCTGTCGAGGTTCCGGAACTGTATGGATGAGGCACATGACGATCTTCAGACAATGCAGCAGATCTTAGATGAAGAATCGAGTTGA
- the LOC139953691 gene encoding uncharacterized protein isoform X1 yields the protein MGRLTCQCLNISVHTKAVPTPLKLAELRLTPEEQSDDFFRSDVAEVQLDLGGIAEAQRCLIRRYPVGNWVVRTCLNCEMECYATHISKGLNRILVSLNLEGDTAKQEDLQRSTEFSPLYHLILRDVNKISSPTLGLPMTSNQDALKKTAGDLQDQLTRYLAKEKSSMEARIKKYTEDQQHSYTAVQKKAYRDKNVMVGLIIEADEKCLEDSISEAMLEATLTPPQTPVSIGSNKRVVSHDSSKIASSPRSLHSRAPTSKSKSETTVLKAYGSSHPTAAAVRQTSKPSRGRTNDADTIFDLDGFNDDCDPFFESDDESSTDDSSHVNPTHSLPPDNSLNDDHLGHVMARRDQTRTQNYAASVPISMPMWNREGKASYEDDDDEDKVPMPEPDRMVASMRALSFSVQDGTEMFGDLPRPRLNTGDTVSLSKKINL from the exons ATGGGTCGACTCACCTGCCAGTGCCTAAACATTAGTGTACACACGAAGGCAGTCCCAACACCATTAAAACTCGCAGAATTAAGACTAACGCCCGAAGAACAAAGCGACGACTTCTTCAGGAGCGACGTTGCTGAGGTTCAACTCGATCTTGGTGGAATAGCTGAA GCACAGAGATGCCTGATCAGAAGGTACCCGGTTGGTAATTGGGTTGTGCGGACATGTCTCAACTGTGAGATGGAGTGCTATGCGACTCACATCAGCAAAGGATTGAACAGGATATTAGTCAGTTTGAATCTAGAG ggCGACACAGCAAAACAAGAAGATCTTCAAAGGTCGACAGAATTCTCACCCCTGTATCATTTGATCTTGCGGGACGTCAACAAAATAAGCAGTCCTACATtgg GGCTTCCAATGACAAGTAACCAAGACGCACTTAAGAAGACTGCGGGGGACCTTCAAGATCAGCTAACCCGGTACCTTGCAAAGGAGAAGTCCTCCATGGAAGCAAGAATCAA GAAGTATACTGAGGACCAGCAGCATTCTTATACAGCTGTCCAGAAGAAAGCTTATAGAGACAAGAATGTGATGGTTGG TTTAATTATTGAAGCAGATGAGAAATGCTTAGAAGACTCAATATCAGAGGCGATGTTGGAAGCAACCCTCACCCCACCCCAAACACCCGTGAGCATTGGTAGCAATAAAAGAG TTGTTTCTCACGACTCGTCTAAGATCGCAAGTTCTCCCAGGTCATTACACAGCAGAGCACCAACCTCCAAATCAAAATCAGAAACAACAGTCTTAAAA GCGTATGGCAGTTCGCATCCAACGGCAGCCGCAGTCAGACAAACATCGAAACCAAGTCGAGGGAGAACGAATGATGCCGATA CAATCTTTGATTTGGATGGTTTTAACGACGATTGCGatccattttttgaatcggATGATGAAAGCAGCACTGATG ACTCCTCTCATGTCAACCCTACCCACTCTCTCCCGCCAGATAACTCCTTAAACGATGACCACTTGGGTCATGTGATGGCCAGACGCGACCAGACAAGGACGCAGAATTATGCCGCCTCTGTCCCTATTTCGATGCCGATGTGGAACCGTGAGGGCAAGGCCTCGTATGAAGATGACGATGATGAAGACAAG GTTCCCATGCCAGAACCAGACCGCATGGTCGCAAGTATGAGGGCGCTTTCGTTCAGCGTTCAAGATGGAACGGAAATGTTTGGCGATCTTCCAAGGCCTCGATTAAATACAGGGGACACGGTTTCACTTAGCAAGAAAATCAACCTTTAG
- the LOC139953691 gene encoding uncharacterized protein isoform X2, whose translation MGRLTCQCLNISVHTKAVPTPLKLAELRLTPEEQSDDFFRSDVAEVQLDLGGIAEAQRCLIRRYPVGNWVVRTCLNCEMECYATHISKGLNRILVSLNLEGDTAKQEDLQRSTEFSPLYHLILRDVNKISSPTLGLPMTSNQDALKKTAGDLQDQLTRYLAKEKSSMEARIKKYTEDQQHSYTAVQKKAYRDKNVMVGLIIEADEKCLEDSISEAMLEATLTPPQTPVSIGSNKRVVSHDSSKIASSPRSLHSRAPTSKSKSETTVLKAYGSSHPTAAAVRQTSKPSRGRTNDADTIFDLDGFNDDCDPFFESDDESSTDDNSLNDDHLGHVMARRDQTRTQNYAASVPISMPMWNREGKASYEDDDDEDKVPMPEPDRMVASMRALSFSVQDGTEMFGDLPRPRLNTGDTVSLSKKINL comes from the exons ATGGGTCGACTCACCTGCCAGTGCCTAAACATTAGTGTACACACGAAGGCAGTCCCAACACCATTAAAACTCGCAGAATTAAGACTAACGCCCGAAGAACAAAGCGACGACTTCTTCAGGAGCGACGTTGCTGAGGTTCAACTCGATCTTGGTGGAATAGCTGAA GCACAGAGATGCCTGATCAGAAGGTACCCGGTTGGTAATTGGGTTGTGCGGACATGTCTCAACTGTGAGATGGAGTGCTATGCGACTCACATCAGCAAAGGATTGAACAGGATATTAGTCAGTTTGAATCTAGAG ggCGACACAGCAAAACAAGAAGATCTTCAAAGGTCGACAGAATTCTCACCCCTGTATCATTTGATCTTGCGGGACGTCAACAAAATAAGCAGTCCTACATtgg GGCTTCCAATGACAAGTAACCAAGACGCACTTAAGAAGACTGCGGGGGACCTTCAAGATCAGCTAACCCGGTACCTTGCAAAGGAGAAGTCCTCCATGGAAGCAAGAATCAA GAAGTATACTGAGGACCAGCAGCATTCTTATACAGCTGTCCAGAAGAAAGCTTATAGAGACAAGAATGTGATGGTTGG TTTAATTATTGAAGCAGATGAGAAATGCTTAGAAGACTCAATATCAGAGGCGATGTTGGAAGCAACCCTCACCCCACCCCAAACACCCGTGAGCATTGGTAGCAATAAAAGAG TTGTTTCTCACGACTCGTCTAAGATCGCAAGTTCTCCCAGGTCATTACACAGCAGAGCACCAACCTCCAAATCAAAATCAGAAACAACAGTCTTAAAA GCGTATGGCAGTTCGCATCCAACGGCAGCCGCAGTCAGACAAACATCGAAACCAAGTCGAGGGAGAACGAATGATGCCGATA CAATCTTTGATTTGGATGGTTTTAACGACGATTGCGatccattttttgaatcggATGATGAAAGCAGCACTGATG ATAACTCCTTAAACGATGACCACTTGGGTCATGTGATGGCCAGACGCGACCAGACAAGGACGCAGAATTATGCCGCCTCTGTCCCTATTTCGATGCCGATGTGGAACCGTGAGGGCAAGGCCTCGTATGAAGATGACGATGATGAAGACAAG GTTCCCATGCCAGAACCAGACCGCATGGTCGCAAGTATGAGGGCGCTTTCGTTCAGCGTTCAAGATGGAACGGAAATGTTTGGCGATCTTCCAAGGCCTCGATTAAATACAGGGGACACGGTTTCACTTAGCAAGAAAATCAACCTTTAG